Proteins from a single region of Schistocerca gregaria isolate iqSchGreg1 chromosome 3, iqSchGreg1.2, whole genome shotgun sequence:
- the LOC126354521 gene encoding cuticle protein 18.6-like, with amino-acid sequence MYKLVILAAVLAAAAAAPEPRPAPGFLAAPAVAAAPVAYAAPAVAAPAVAYAAPALHAPLAYAAAPAIVKTHLI; translated from the exons ATGTACAAGCTG GTGATCCTCGCCGCCgtgctggccgccgccgccgccgcccctgaGCCACGGCCCGCCCCCGGCTTCCTGGCCGCGCCTGCTGTTGCCGCCGCCCCcgtggcctacgccgcccccgccgtggCCGCCCCTGCCGTTGCCTACGCCGCCCCGGCCCTGCACGCCCCCTTGGCTTACGCGGCAGCGCCGGCCATCGTCAAGACACACCTCATCTGA